GGATAAGGGTGAGAACGGATACCTCAGTTAAGACTGGCATCAGGAGTGCTGATTAAGTTGAATATCTCTCAGATTTGAGGTTAGTTTGATGGCAATCTAGAATATCTTTCTCCGTGAAGATTCGCTTGGTGAAAAGTGCTGATTATCCTTGGCTTCAACAATTCTATGAAACGGAAAGATTGATCCTTTAGGGAAAGGCATTCGATTAATTCAGACCAGCCGTGCCTACATCATTGAGGTGGCCCTGGATCACACTGTACCAATATCTTCAGCGAATGGGACCCTGCTCCCTTTAAGCGTCGGAACCTAGACCCGGATTTGAAATTGTACCTGGAGGAATCTTCGGAGGAAATTCCCTTTAAGTACCCGATCGAAATCGGTTTTACCCTGCCGCCGGGTCGGCGTAATGAGGCAATGGAGGCAGCCGTGTGTACAGGCCTCTAGAATGGGATTAACTTCAAGCTTTACCGGCTGCGTCGAGAACTCAAGATGCGAGAACTCAAGATGATTAATGCACGCACCCTCCGCTACGCCCTAGTGGGGCTAGTGACCCTGGTGGCGGCCAGACGGTTGTCAGATACTGCCGAGCAGCGTCTGCTGACCGCCGTATTGGATGAGGGGTTGTTTATCGGGGGGTGGGTGTTCCTCTGGGAGGCGGTTTCCCTACGCCTAGAGGCAACTGTTTAGGGGAATTGCCGCTACAACGGGTGGGATTCTCAGGTTTAATGGAAATGCGACCTTACCCGTCCCAGTTCCTTGTCTGAGTCATTGTCTGAACCTGAATCATTGTTTGCGTCATTTCAGCCATTAGCCGCGATCGCGGTTAGCCCTACTGGGGCCAGGACCCTACTCCCCCTCCTGGATGAACATATCCCCCTCTGGGTGCCAGTGTCGATCGCGGCCACTTTGCCCGCTATGGGTGCTCAATCGTCCCTACACCCCTACACGGGACCTCTACGGGAACACCTGCCCCACCTCTGGGCTAACTATCGCGGTCTCATCTGCTGCCTGGCAACAGGGGCCGTGGTCCGTCTGATTGCCCCCTTATTAACGGATAAGACTAGCGACCCCGCGATCGTGGTGGTGGATGAAGCGGCCCAAGTAGTGATTAGCCTCTGTGGTGGACATCGGGGTGGGGCCGATCACCTGACCCAAATCATCGCCAGTTATCTAGGAGCAACCCCGATTTTGACAGGCGCAGCCAATCATCGCCAAGAACCAGGGGTAGATACCTGGGGGCTGCCCTTTGGTTGGCGGCGGGGATCGGGGGATTGGACGGCTGTGAGCGGGGCGATCGCCCGTGGGGAGCCAGTACAACTGATCCAGGAAGTCGGCTCAACGGTCTGGCAGACCACCCTGGCTAATGGGTTACCCCTTCAGCTTGCACCTCAATCCCAACCAGAAACTGCCACCTATCCCCACGTCTGGATCAGTGCCCAGCGGCGGGTGCCGGAACCCGGAGTGGCAGCCGCAAGCGTGACTGGCCCCCAGGTGCAGTGGTATCCGCGGGTGCTGTGGGTGGGGGTGGGCTGTGAGCGGGGGACACCGCAGGGGGTGATTGCCCAGGCGGTTGCAACAGCCCTGGCCAGTCAAGGATTAGCCGCTGAGGCCATTGCTGGGGTCGCCACGATTGACTTGAAGGCTGATGAAGCCGGGTTGCTGGCGTTTTGTCGCGATCAGGATCTGCCACTGGTTTGTTTTACGGCGGAGCAATTGCAAGGGGTGTCTGTGCCCAACCCGTCGGCGATCGTGGCTGCCGAGGTGGGTACCCCCAGTGTGGCAGAGGCCGCGGCCATGTTAGCGGCTGAAGGGATTGGCCCAGGGATTGCGCCAACCGAATCCCCGCGTCTGCTTGTCCCCAAACAGGTTGTGCGTTTACCGAGTCAACCCGGTGCCGTGACGGTGGCGATCGCCCAGGCGGGTGTGGAATATACGGGCCGAGTGGGTAAGCTCTGGTTAATTGGTACGGGGCCTGGTGAGATCGCTCAGATCACGCCAGCGGCACAGGCGGCTTTAAGCGCAGCGGATGCCGTGATTGGCTATTCTCTCTATATTGATCTGATTCGGTCCCGATTACGGGCGGGCCAACTGATTGAAAGTCTGCCCATTACCCAGGAGCGGCAACGGGCTGAGCGGGCGATCGCCCTAGCGAATTGGGGGTTAACGGTGGCGGTGGTCTCCTCCGGGGACTGTG
This DNA window, taken from Trichothermofontia sichuanensis B231, encodes the following:
- the cobJ gene encoding precorrin-3B C(17)-methyltransferase → MFASFQPLAAIAVSPTGARTLLPLLDEHIPLWVPVSIAATLPAMGAQSSLHPYTGPLREHLPHLWANYRGLICCLATGAVVRLIAPLLTDKTSDPAIVVVDEAAQVVISLCGGHRGGADHLTQIIASYLGATPILTGAANHRQEPGVDTWGLPFGWRRGSGDWTAVSGAIARGEPVQLIQEVGSTVWQTTLANGLPLQLAPQSQPETATYPHVWISAQRRVPEPGVAAASVTGPQVQWYPRVLWVGVGCERGTPQGVIAQAVATALASQGLAAEAIAGVATIDLKADEAGLLAFCRDQDLPLVCFTAEQLQGVSVPNPSAIVAAEVGTPSVAEAAAMLAAEGIGPGIAPTESPRLLVPKQVVRLPSQPGAVTVAIAQAGVEYTGRVGKLWLIGTGPGEIAQITPAAQAALSAADAVIGYSLYIDLIRSRLRAGQLIESLPITQERQRAERAIALANWGLTVAVVSSGDCGIYGMAGLVLEELSRRGWDGKKPEVQVFPGITAMQAAAARVGAPLMHDFCAISLSDLLTPWEVIEKRLQAAAQGDFVTALYNPRSQTRTRQIQEAQAIFLAHRSPDTPVALVRAAYRRDEHITLTTLGQLLEATIDMLTVVIIGNQSTRRHGDWLITPRGYLGFGSGLWSPA